Proteins encoded in a region of the Aquila chrysaetos chrysaetos chromosome 25, bAquChr1.4, whole genome shotgun sequence genome:
- the LOC115335656 gene encoding LOW QUALITY PROTEIN: cytochrome P450 2W1-like (The sequence of the model RefSeq protein was modified relative to this genomic sequence to represent the inferred CDS: deleted 1 base in 1 codon), with the protein MQYLFRYSTNLNKNRVLVAIAESKQKASWQKLNSATAFLLLLTPPKQIITKKMSFLISFISDPALICLLCAAVLLAVLYFSTGYKNSAFKFPPGPTPLPIIGNLHLVDLRRQDKSLMKLAEKYGPIFTLHFGFQKVVVLTGYEVVREALVNYTEEFVDRPSIPIFDQIQNGNGLFFSIGELWRTTRRFTVSSMRNLGMGKKMIEGRIFEELHFLIEMIKSFKGEPFSLTSFNCAPINITFVMLFGDRFDYKDPTFLTLLRLIDEVMILLGSPYLSYFNFYPFLGFLFKTHKIMLGKIEDVRVILRQYMKASREDINENSVRSYIDALIFKQQEEKNKKDSLFHDDNLIASILDLVMAGTETIATTLQWAILLMMKYPEIQKKVQEEIGRTVQAGNWATYEDRKNMPFTNAVLHEVQRFITLLPHVPRCTAVDTHFRGYFLPKGIIVIPSLTSVLLDKTQWETPHQFNPNHFLDAEGNFVKREAFLPFSTGRRNCIGESLAKMELFVFFVGLLQTFTFQPQPGVSESDLDLTVPQTTFTLRPQPQATCAVLRE; encoded by the exons ATGCAGTATTTATTTAGGTACTCTACAAACCTTAATAAGAATCGAGTGCTTGTAGCAATCGCAGAGAGCAAACAGAAAGCCAGCTGGCAGAAACTGAACAGTGCcactgcatttttattgcttctaacccccccaaaacagattattact aaaaaaatgtcttttttaatttcatttatctCTGATCCTGCATTAATTTGTCTGCTATGTGCAGCGGTATTATTAGCTGTACTCTATTTTTCAACTGGCtataaaaattcagcttttaaatttcCTCCTGGTCCAACTCCTCTTCCGATCATTGGTAACCTGCACTTGGTGGATCTTAGAAGGCAAGATAAATCACTAATGAAG CTTGCGGAAAAATACGGCCCCATCTTCACCCTCCACTTTGGGTTCCAGAAAGTTGTGGTCCTGACCGGGTACGAAGTTGTGCGGGAGGCGCTTGTGAACTACACAGAGGAGTTTGTAGACAGACCATCCATCCCAATATTTGACCAAATTCAGAACGGAAACG GTTTGTTCTTCTCTATTGGGGAGCTGTGGAGAACAACTCGGAGATTCACCGTGTCCAGCATGCGCAACCTcggcatggggaaaaaaatgatagaaGGGAGAATTTTTGAGGAGCTTCACTTCCTTATCGAGATGATCAAATCCTTCAAAG GGGAACCTTTTAGCCTAACGTCCTTCAACTGTGCTCCAATCAACATCACCTTCGTCATGCTGTTTGGGGACAGGTTTGACTATAAGGACCCAACATTTCTCACTCTCTTAAGACTCATAGATGAAGTTATGATTCTTCTGGGATCTCCATATTTGAGC TATTTCAACTTCTACCCATTCcttggatttcttttcaaaacccACAAGATTATGCTTGGGAAAATAGAAGATGTGCGCGTCATTTTAAGGCAATACATGAAGGCAAGCAGGGAGGATATCAATGAGAACAGCGTGAGGAGCTACATTGATGCACTGATATTCAAGCAGCAAGAG gagaaaaacaagaaagacaGCCTCTTCCATGATGACAACTTAATAGCATCCATACTTGACCTGGTCATGGCAGGAACAGAGACCATAGCCACAACGCTCCAGTGGGCCATCCTGCTGATGATGAAATACCCAGAGATTCAAA AAAAGGTGCAGGAGGAGATTGGGAGAACCGTCCAAGCTGGAAACTGGGCCACGTATGAAGATAGGAAGAACATGCCATTTACAAATGCGGTGCTACACGAAGTGCAGAGGTTTAtcaccctcctgccccacgTTCCCCGCTGCACTGCTGTTGACACCCACTTCAGGGGCTACTTCCTTCCCAAG GGTATAATTGTAATCCCATCACTCACCTCAGTGCTGCTGGATAAGACGCAATGGGAGACACCACATCAGTTCAACCCCAACCACTTCCTCGATGCCGAAGGGAATTTTGTAAAGAGAGAGGCTTTCCTGCCCTTCTCCACAG GGCGAAGGAACTGCATTGGAGAAAGCCTGGCCAAGATGGAGCTGTTTGTCTTCTTTGTAGGGTTGCTTCAGACATTTACTTTTCAACCCCAGCCAGGAGTTTCAGAGTCTGACTTGGACCTTACCGTCCCCCAAACGACTTTCACGTTAAGGCCTCAGCCTCAGGCAACCTGTGCTGTCCTGCGTGAATAA
- the LOC115335658 gene encoding cytochrome P450 2W1 isoform X1, with product MSLGQPRFKVSINRKSTEISNRAPSLRRQQMGPDFSACEDCPVLFPFAGRKCFTARTQEGGRGGKRLSTQLHAWPGASLFTCRTCFSFTVPWDEQCLSTLKDYLGISICKLSEKYGPVFTVHLGFQKVVVLTGYEAVNDVLLNTADVFADRPAIPIFYHIQRGNGVFFSSQELWKTTRRFTIATMRDLGMGKSLGEEMMLEELQFFIELIKSFKGGPFRLRFLNMAPTNITFAILFGRRFDYEDPTFLTLLRLIDEVMHLLGSPFLHLFNFYPFLGFLLKPHKMILKKVEEVCVILKKCIKESKESINENNLRSYIDALVFKQEEQNKSNTLFHDANILASALDLLMAGTETTSTTLQWAILLLMKYPEIQKKVHAEIERVLGPGCLPTFEDRKKMPFTNAVIHEVQRFVTLLPHVPRCTSVDTHFKGYFIPKGTTVIPLLTSVLLDKTQWETPDEFNPNHFLDADGNFVKKKAFLPFSTGRRNCIGESLATMELFIFFTGLIQKFTFKPPPGVKESELDTTAEAGFTMRPHPQCVCAVLRQ from the exons ATGTCTTTAGGACAGCCCAGATTCAAAGTGTCAATAAATAGGAAGAGCACAGAGATAAGCAACAGAGCTCCCAGTCTCCGGAGGCAACAAATGGGTCctgatttttctgcatgtgaaGATTGCCCAGTTCTGTTTCCCTTCGCTGGGAGAAAATGCTTCACTGCAAGGACACAAGAaggtggaagaggagggaagaggctgTCCACCCAGCTTCACGCATGGCCTGGTGCAAGTCTCTTCACCTGCAGGACCTGCTTCTCCTTCACTGTACCATGGGATGAGCAATGCTTGTCTACCCTGAAGGATTATTTGGGCATCAGCATTTGTAAG cTTTCAGAGAAATATGGCCCCGTGTTCACGGTCCATCTGGGTTTTCAGAAGGTGGTGGTGCTCACTGGCTATGAGGCAGTAAATGACGTCCTACTGAACACGGCGGATGTGTTTGCGGACAGACCGGCTATACCCATATTCTATCACATCCAGCGTGGAAACG GtgtgttcttttcttctcaagAGCTCTGGAAGACGACACGGCGGTTCACCATAGCCACCATGCGGGATCTCGGCATGGGAAAGAGTCTTGGAGAAGAAATGATGCTCGAGGAGCTTCAGTTTTTCATCGAGTTGATCAAATCCTTTAAAG GTGGACCTTTCCGATTACGATTTTTGAATATGGCTCCCACCAACATCACCTTTGCTATTCTCTTTGGGAGAAGGTTTGATTATGAAGACCCAACGTTTCTCACTCTGTTAAGACTCATAGATGAAGTTATGCACCTTCTTGGCTCTCCATTCTTGCAT ttaTTTAATTTCTACCCATTCCTTGGATTTCTCCTCAAACCTCACAAGATGATACTGAAAAAAGTAGAAGAGGTGTGTGTGATCTTAAAGAAGTGCatcaaggaaagcaaagaaagtatTAATGAAAACAACCTGAGGAGCTACATTGATGCATTGGTATTCAAACAAGAG gagcaaaataaaagcaatacaCTTTTTCACGATGCAAATATATTGGCCTCTGCACTCGACCTGCTCATGGCTGGCACTGAGACAACATCTACAACATTGCAATGGGCCATTCTGCTGCTGATGAAGTACCCAGAGATTCAAA AAAAGGTGCACGCAGAGATTGAGCGAGTTCTTGGCCCTGGCTGCTTGCCTACATTTGAGGACcggaaaaaaatgccatttaccAATGCGGTGATCCACGAGGTGCAGAGATTTGtcaccctcctgccccatgTTCCACGGTGCACCTCTGTTGACACCCACTTTAAAGGCTACTTCATCCCCAAG GGAACAACAGTGATTCCTCTGCTCACCTCCGTGCTGCTGGATAAAACGCAATGGGAGACGCCAGATGAATTCAACCCCAACCATTTCCTTGATGCGGATGGGAACTTCGTAAAGAAGAAAGCGTTCCTGCCCTTCTCCACAG GGCGGAGAAACTGCATCGGAGAAAGTCTTGCTACGATGGAACTCTTCATCTTCTTCACAGGCTTGATCCAGAAATTTACTTTTAAGCCTCCACCTGGGGTCAAAGAATCTGAGCTGGACACGACCGCAGAGGCTGGATTCACCATGAGACCCCATCCACAGTGTGTCTGCGCTGTGCTACGCCAATAA
- the LOC115335658 gene encoding cytochrome P450 2W1 isoform X3 encodes MISRLTCHKSFKLSEKYGPVFTVHLGFQKVVVLTGYEAVNDVLLNTADVFADRPAIPIFYHIQRGNGVFFSSQELWKTTRRFTIATMRDLGMGKSLGEEMMLEELQFFIELIKSFKGGPFRLRFLNMAPTNITFAILFGRRFDYEDPTFLTLLRLIDEVMHLLGSPFLHLFNFYPFLGFLLKPHKMILKKVEEVCVILKKCIKESKESINENNLRSYIDALVFKQEEQNKSNTLFHDANILASALDLLMAGTETTSTTLQWAILLLMKYPEIQKKVHAEIERVLGPGCLPTFEDRKKMPFTNAVIHEVQRFVTLLPHVPRCTSVDTHFKGYFIPKGTTVIPLLTSVLLDKTQWETPDEFNPNHFLDADGNFVKKKAFLPFSTGRRNCIGESLATMELFIFFTGLIQKFTFKPPPGVKESELDTTAEAGFTMRPHPQCVCAVLRQ; translated from the exons ATGATCTCACGCCTGACTTGCCACAAGTCTTTTAAG cTTTCAGAGAAATATGGCCCCGTGTTCACGGTCCATCTGGGTTTTCAGAAGGTGGTGGTGCTCACTGGCTATGAGGCAGTAAATGACGTCCTACTGAACACGGCGGATGTGTTTGCGGACAGACCGGCTATACCCATATTCTATCACATCCAGCGTGGAAACG GtgtgttcttttcttctcaagAGCTCTGGAAGACGACACGGCGGTTCACCATAGCCACCATGCGGGATCTCGGCATGGGAAAGAGTCTTGGAGAAGAAATGATGCTCGAGGAGCTTCAGTTTTTCATCGAGTTGATCAAATCCTTTAAAG GTGGACCTTTCCGATTACGATTTTTGAATATGGCTCCCACCAACATCACCTTTGCTATTCTCTTTGGGAGAAGGTTTGATTATGAAGACCCAACGTTTCTCACTCTGTTAAGACTCATAGATGAAGTTATGCACCTTCTTGGCTCTCCATTCTTGCAT ttaTTTAATTTCTACCCATTCCTTGGATTTCTCCTCAAACCTCACAAGATGATACTGAAAAAAGTAGAAGAGGTGTGTGTGATCTTAAAGAAGTGCatcaaggaaagcaaagaaagtatTAATGAAAACAACCTGAGGAGCTACATTGATGCATTGGTATTCAAACAAGAG gagcaaaataaaagcaatacaCTTTTTCACGATGCAAATATATTGGCCTCTGCACTCGACCTGCTCATGGCTGGCACTGAGACAACATCTACAACATTGCAATGGGCCATTCTGCTGCTGATGAAGTACCCAGAGATTCAAA AAAAGGTGCACGCAGAGATTGAGCGAGTTCTTGGCCCTGGCTGCTTGCCTACATTTGAGGACcggaaaaaaatgccatttaccAATGCGGTGATCCACGAGGTGCAGAGATTTGtcaccctcctgccccatgTTCCACGGTGCACCTCTGTTGACACCCACTTTAAAGGCTACTTCATCCCCAAG GGAACAACAGTGATTCCTCTGCTCACCTCCGTGCTGCTGGATAAAACGCAATGGGAGACGCCAGATGAATTCAACCCCAACCATTTCCTTGATGCGGATGGGAACTTCGTAAAGAAGAAAGCGTTCCTGCCCTTCTCCACAG GGCGGAGAAACTGCATCGGAGAAAGTCTTGCTACGATGGAACTCTTCATCTTCTTCACAGGCTTGATCCAGAAATTTACTTTTAAGCCTCCACCTGGGGTCAAAGAATCTGAGCTGGACACGACCGCAGAGGCTGGATTCACCATGAGACCCCATCCACAGTGTGTCTGCGCTGTGCTACGCCAATAA
- the LOC115335658 gene encoding cytochrome P450 2W1 isoform X2 — protein MAAFTALFICGVCALLLSAALYVLKVFKQSALNLPPGPFPLPIIGNLHLLDIRRQDKSLMKLSEKYGPVFTVHLGFQKVVVLTGYEAVNDVLLNTADVFADRPAIPIFYHIQRGNGVFFSSQELWKTTRRFTIATMRDLGMGKSLGEEMMLEELQFFIELIKSFKGGPFRLRFLNMAPTNITFAILFGRRFDYEDPTFLTLLRLIDEVMHLLGSPFLHLFNFYPFLGFLLKPHKMILKKVEEVCVILKKCIKESKESINENNLRSYIDALVFKQEEQNKSNTLFHDANILASALDLLMAGTETTSTTLQWAILLLMKYPEIQKKVHAEIERVLGPGCLPTFEDRKKMPFTNAVIHEVQRFVTLLPHVPRCTSVDTHFKGYFIPKGTTVIPLLTSVLLDKTQWETPDEFNPNHFLDADGNFVKKKAFLPFSTGRRNCIGESLATMELFIFFTGLIQKFTFKPPPGVKESELDTTAEAGFTMRPHPQCVCAVLRQ, from the exons ATGGCTGCCTTCACAGCCCTCTTCATCTGTGGGGTGTGCGCATTGCTTTTATCAGCTGCACtctatgttttaaaagtttttaagcAATCAGCTTTAAATTTGCCTCCCGGTCCGTTTCCTCTTCCGATCATTGGCAACCTGCATTTGCTGGATATCAGAAGGCAAGACAAGTCACTAATGAAG cTTTCAGAGAAATATGGCCCCGTGTTCACGGTCCATCTGGGTTTTCAGAAGGTGGTGGTGCTCACTGGCTATGAGGCAGTAAATGACGTCCTACTGAACACGGCGGATGTGTTTGCGGACAGACCGGCTATACCCATATTCTATCACATCCAGCGTGGAAACG GtgtgttcttttcttctcaagAGCTCTGGAAGACGACACGGCGGTTCACCATAGCCACCATGCGGGATCTCGGCATGGGAAAGAGTCTTGGAGAAGAAATGATGCTCGAGGAGCTTCAGTTTTTCATCGAGTTGATCAAATCCTTTAAAG GTGGACCTTTCCGATTACGATTTTTGAATATGGCTCCCACCAACATCACCTTTGCTATTCTCTTTGGGAGAAGGTTTGATTATGAAGACCCAACGTTTCTCACTCTGTTAAGACTCATAGATGAAGTTATGCACCTTCTTGGCTCTCCATTCTTGCAT ttaTTTAATTTCTACCCATTCCTTGGATTTCTCCTCAAACCTCACAAGATGATACTGAAAAAAGTAGAAGAGGTGTGTGTGATCTTAAAGAAGTGCatcaaggaaagcaaagaaagtatTAATGAAAACAACCTGAGGAGCTACATTGATGCATTGGTATTCAAACAAGAG gagcaaaataaaagcaatacaCTTTTTCACGATGCAAATATATTGGCCTCTGCACTCGACCTGCTCATGGCTGGCACTGAGACAACATCTACAACATTGCAATGGGCCATTCTGCTGCTGATGAAGTACCCAGAGATTCAAA AAAAGGTGCACGCAGAGATTGAGCGAGTTCTTGGCCCTGGCTGCTTGCCTACATTTGAGGACcggaaaaaaatgccatttaccAATGCGGTGATCCACGAGGTGCAGAGATTTGtcaccctcctgccccatgTTCCACGGTGCACCTCTGTTGACACCCACTTTAAAGGCTACTTCATCCCCAAG GGAACAACAGTGATTCCTCTGCTCACCTCCGTGCTGCTGGATAAAACGCAATGGGAGACGCCAGATGAATTCAACCCCAACCATTTCCTTGATGCGGATGGGAACTTCGTAAAGAAGAAAGCGTTCCTGCCCTTCTCCACAG GGCGGAGAAACTGCATCGGAGAAAGTCTTGCTACGATGGAACTCTTCATCTTCTTCACAGGCTTGATCCAGAAATTTACTTTTAAGCCTCCACCTGGGGTCAAAGAATCTGAGCTGGACACGACCGCAGAGGCTGGATTCACCATGAGACCCCATCCACAGTGTGTCTGCGCTGTGCTACGCCAATAA